In SAR202 cluster bacterium, a genomic segment contains:
- a CDS encoding DUF4445 domain-containing protein has product MAPLYHGDRQIPLEAGKSIFDYADQLKVRVPTSCGRSGDCHECIVEVKRGMEALTPITEEEKFLRDNYRLACQAVVVDPDAEVEFGVLRRQPRILTHSVRRNVKLEPLTYRKGDSVYFKDKRIDSYRGHVYGLAIDAGTTTVVMNLVDLESGQIVYTASFENPQRFGGSDIMHRISYDGGKYHGELRQVMLSSINFEIGDMSRRLGFHRREIYDVVIVGNATMRDIIFGLDVQTIGEKPYKSITELEMEKGLRRTTSITSTAIDMGIRIFPAANIYSGPLIGCHVGADISADLLAIGMDQLEEPVMLVDVGTNTEVVIGNKDRMLAASCPAGPAFEGGQITFGMPGYDGAVENVRIDNGTVKIKTIGDQTPQGICGSGLVDLLAVLKGSGRMNQLGVFADGSREFFFAPERGMYLSRADISALAQAKSANFCGQYIVMRKYGIPAEKITKLYLAGGFANYIDVANAVDIGFIANFPPENIQKVGNASLEGATIMLLSGPMREKAEQIVRKVEHVELETTADFFEIFVDGCMFEPMKMVWAVKEQVG; this is encoded by the coding sequence ATGGCCCCTCTTTACCACGGCGATAGGCAGATACCCCTCGAAGCCGGCAAGTCCATATTCGATTACGCAGACCAACTGAAAGTGCGCGTGCCCACTTCCTGCGGGCGCAGCGGCGATTGCCACGAGTGCATCGTGGAGGTCAAGCGAGGTATGGAGGCGCTGACTCCGATCACGGAGGAGGAGAAATTCCTCCGCGACAACTACCGCCTGGCCTGCCAGGCGGTAGTCGTCGACCCCGATGCGGAGGTGGAGTTCGGCGTGCTCAGGCGCCAGCCCCGCATCCTCACGCACTCCGTCCGCCGCAACGTCAAGCTGGAGCCGCTTACGTACCGCAAGGGAGACAGCGTTTACTTCAAGGACAAGCGGATCGATTCCTACCGCGGCCACGTCTACGGCCTGGCGATAGACGCCGGGACGACGACGGTCGTGATGAACCTGGTGGACCTGGAGTCCGGGCAGATCGTTTACACCGCTTCGTTCGAGAACCCGCAGCGGTTCGGCGGCAGCGACATTATGCACCGCATCTCTTATGACGGCGGAAAGTACCACGGCGAGCTGCGCCAGGTGATGCTCTCCTCGATTAACTTCGAGATCGGCGACATGTCGCGCCGCCTTGGCTTCCACCGCCGGGAGATATACGACGTCGTGATCGTGGGCAACGCGACGATGCGCGACATCATCTTCGGGCTTGACGTGCAGACGATAGGCGAAAAGCCGTACAAGTCGATTACCGAGCTGGAGATGGAGAAGGGCCTGCGCCGCACTACCTCGATCACCTCCACCGCGATCGATATGGGCATCCGCATCTTCCCCGCTGCGAACATCTACAGCGGGCCTCTCATCGGCTGCCACGTCGGCGCGGACATATCCGCCGACCTGCTCGCCATCGGCATGGACCAGTTGGAAGAGCCGGTTATGCTCGTCGATGTGGGGACGAACACAGAGGTGGTGATCGGCAACAAGGACCGGATGCTGGCGGCATCGTGCCCCGCGGGGCCTGCCTTCGAGGGCGGCCAGATCACCTTCGGCATGCCGGGTTACGACGGTGCTGTGGAGAACGTGCGCATCGACAACGGCACGGTCAAGATCAAGACCATCGGCGACCAGACGCCCCAGGGCATATGCGGCTCAGGCCTGGTGGACCTGCTGGCAGTGCTAAAGGGCAGCGGCAGGATGAACCAGCTGGGCGTCTTCGCGGACGGCTCGCGCGAGTTTTTCTTTGCGCCGGAGCGCGGGATGTACCTCTCCCGTGCAGACATATCCGCGCTTGCCCAGGCGAAGTCCGCCAACTTCTGCGGGCAGTACATCGTCATGCGCAAGTACGGCATCCCGGCAGAGAAAATAACAAAGCTGTACCTGGCCGGCGGCTTTGCCAACTATATCGACGTTGCTAACGCCGTGGACATCGGCTTCATAGCCAACTTCCCTCCCGAGAACATCCAGAAGGTGGGCAACGCCTCGCTTGAGGGCGCCACGATTATGCTACTCTCGGGGCCTATGCGCGAGAAGGCGGAGCAGATCGTCCGCAAGGTGGAGCACGTGGAACTGGAGACGACGGCGGACTTTTTCGAAATATTCGTGGACGGCTGCATGTTTGAGCCTATGAAGATGGTGTGGGCGGTGAAGGAGCAAGTCGGGTAG
- a CDS encoding cobalamin-binding protein, producing the protein MHEIAYALITGNNNEVGRLTKIALDKGFTANKVLDDGLIAGMAIVGIKFRDNIIFVPEVLIAARAMKAGMTYIEPILSASGVEPIGTVIMGTVKGDLHDIGKNLCIMMLRGAGFIVHDLGVDTKPEKFIAAVTEHNARVLGMSALLTTTMPNMGKTIQAFEAEGMREQVRIMVGGAPVTQEFAEDMGADGYGKDAIACVDLAKKLVGVGMPS; encoded by the coding sequence ATGCACGAGATCGCGTACGCGCTGATCACGGGCAACAACAACGAGGTCGGCCGGCTGACGAAGATCGCCCTGGACAAGGGCTTCACGGCAAACAAGGTGCTGGACGATGGCCTGATCGCCGGAATGGCGATCGTGGGCATCAAGTTCCGCGACAACATCATCTTCGTTCCCGAGGTCCTCATCGCCGCCCGCGCCATGAAGGCTGGAATGACGTATATCGAGCCCATCCTGTCCGCATCCGGCGTCGAGCCCATCGGCACGGTCATCATGGGAACGGTGAAGGGCGACCTGCACGACATCGGCAAAAACCTCTGCATCATGATGCTGAGGGGCGCCGGGTTTATCGTCCATGACCTGGGCGTGGATACGAAGCCGGAAAAGTTCATCGCGGCGGTCACAGAGCACAACGCGAGGGTGCTGGGCATGTCCGCGCTGCTGACGACGACGATGCCGAACATGGGCAAGACTATCCAGGCCTTCGAGGCCGAGGGCATGCGCGAGCAGGTCAGGATCATGGTCGGCGGCGCCCCGGTAACGCAGGAGTTCGCCGAAGACATGGGCGCGGACGGCTACGGCAAGGACGCCATCGCATGCGTGGACCTTGCGAAAAAGCTCGTCGGCGTCGGCATGCCTTCATAG